One genomic segment of Caballeronia sp. TF1N1 includes these proteins:
- a CDS encoding SDR family NAD(P)-dependent oxidoreductase: protein MNRIDLAGRTVVVTGGARGIGLAVAERALESGADVVLWDVDGERLQRTTAELSAKHEDRKVSDAVVELTDEASIEAAVQKALAAHGHIDVLVNNAGITGGNGTTWELAPDVWRRVVDVNLIGPYLTCRAVVPHMLKAGYGRIVNVSSIAGKEGNPNASHYSASKAGLIGLTKSLGKELAGKGILVNAVTPAAAKTEIFDSMSQQHIDYMLSKIPMNRFLQPQEAASLILWLSSEDCAFSTGSVFDLSGGRATY, encoded by the coding sequence ATGAACCGGATCGATCTGGCGGGCCGCACGGTGGTTGTAACAGGCGGCGCGCGCGGCATTGGCCTCGCGGTGGCGGAACGGGCGCTCGAATCGGGCGCGGATGTCGTGCTGTGGGACGTCGATGGCGAACGGCTGCAACGCACGACTGCGGAACTCTCCGCCAAGCACGAAGACCGCAAGGTGAGCGACGCAGTCGTCGAACTCACCGATGAAGCCTCCATCGAGGCGGCCGTCCAGAAAGCGCTCGCCGCGCACGGCCATATCGATGTCCTCGTGAACAACGCAGGCATCACCGGCGGCAACGGCACGACCTGGGAACTCGCTCCCGATGTCTGGCGCCGCGTCGTCGATGTCAATCTGATCGGGCCGTATCTCACTTGCCGCGCCGTCGTTCCGCACATGCTGAAGGCGGGTTACGGGCGCATTGTCAACGTGTCGTCCATCGCGGGCAAGGAAGGCAACCCGAACGCCTCGCACTACAGCGCGTCGAAGGCCGGGCTGATCGGGCTCACCAAGTCGCTCGGCAAGGAACTCGCGGGCAAGGGCATTCTCGTCAACGCGGTCACGCCGGCCGCCGCCAAAACCGAAATCTTCGATTCGATGTCGCAGCAGCACATCGACTACATGCTGTCCAAAATCCCGATGAACCGCTTTCTTCAGCCGCAGGAAGCCGCGTCGCTGATCCTCTGGCTCTCGTCGGAAGACTGCGCGTTCAGCACGGGCTCGGTGTTCGATCTGTCGGGCGGACGCGCGACTTATTGA
- a CDS encoding glutathione S-transferase family protein, producing the protein MLTVHHLNNSRSQRVLWMLEELGIPYELKRYERDRNTMLAPPELRAVHPLGKSPVITDGAQTIAESGAILEYLVDRYGEGRFSPPHGASPERVRFNYWMHYAEGSAMPPLLLKLVALRIGSAKMPFFVKPIGRRIAQTMQTSFIDPQLKLHFGYIESELAKSEWFAGDTFSAADVQMSFPLEAGSQRAGAKSLPHVRAFLERIHARPAYQRALERGGRYDLAG; encoded by the coding sequence GTGCTCACCGTCCATCACCTCAATAATTCCCGCTCGCAACGCGTCCTCTGGATGCTCGAAGAACTCGGCATCCCGTACGAGCTGAAGCGTTACGAGCGCGATCGCAACACCATGCTCGCGCCGCCCGAACTACGCGCCGTGCATCCGCTCGGCAAGTCGCCGGTCATCACGGATGGCGCGCAGACCATTGCCGAATCGGGCGCCATTCTCGAGTATCTCGTCGATCGCTACGGCGAAGGGCGTTTTTCGCCGCCGCATGGCGCATCGCCGGAACGCGTGCGCTTCAACTACTGGATGCATTACGCCGAAGGCTCGGCCATGCCGCCGTTGCTGCTCAAGCTCGTGGCCTTGCGCATCGGCAGCGCGAAGATGCCGTTCTTCGTGAAGCCGATCGGCCGCCGGATCGCGCAGACCATGCAGACCAGTTTCATCGATCCGCAATTGAAGCTGCACTTCGGTTATATCGAAAGCGAACTCGCGAAGTCCGAATGGTTCGCGGGCGACACCTTCAGCGCCGCCGACGTGCAAATGAGCTTTCCACTCGAAGCCGGCAGTCAGCGCGCGGGCGCGAAGAGCCTGCCGCATGTGCGCGCGTTTCTCGAACGCATTCACGCGCGGCCTGCATATCAGCGTGCCCTCGAGCGCGGCGGCCGTTACGATCTCGCGGGATAG
- a CDS encoding 2Fe-2S iron-sulfur cluster-binding protein, translating into MAETVRIFIDGEALDVAAFTTIAAALAMRSIGGTRRSVSGEPRAALCGMGVCQECRVAVAGRAHVLGCQTLCDEGLVIQTMATPR; encoded by the coding sequence ATGGCTGAAACCGTCCGCATCTTCATCGACGGTGAAGCGCTCGACGTCGCCGCTTTCACCACCATCGCCGCCGCGCTCGCGATGCGCTCGATCGGAGGCACGCGCCGCTCCGTTTCGGGCGAGCCGCGCGCCGCGCTCTGCGGAATGGGCGTCTGCCAGGAGTGCCGCGTCGCCGTGGCGGGCCGCGCGCATGTGCTCGGCTGTCAGACGTTGTGTGACGAAGGCCTCGTCATCCAGACGATGGCGACGCCGCGATGA
- a CDS encoding ATP-binding protein: protein MSVIAAKPAAPGMPGRPWFRRFWYAALIVLAVAPPIGAVGYMLYSGLLARDSHRFALPYDGLYWDAAQFQIDYERFESQVLLFRGGIDEDADAVRASYRQLRARLKQVAESNDLLAGHDTLRNRQQEILRQIDTALGSVETDVEALRADHQRTLRTIGVLRQNAPAVAELASGRRLMEIVGRDSVVRDFEKKRTYLIYGGILLGLLSAAATALLLFNGYRRTRLIEQQRAALSAEHQATRAAREAGVAKDTFLGMISHELRTPLHAIVSSVELLGLNLRAEADRKIIQRLEAGARHLEAQMRDLTDYARLGAGKLELRMAVFDPAELLDSIVDANTPAANAKGLALRGGFEGARGPLESDPHRVRQIVTNLVTNAVKYTEAGSIDVHFVRADKRLDISVVDTGPGISREQLPLIFQEFTQLDSSSTRRFDGAGMGLAVVRGLVNLLGGTIEVSSEVGQGAAFRVSLPAVSVDYLPEPRDEAIETPASGRSRVLVIDDHEAIRDSLTEMLTHLGYWTVAMPDVDSALAWLRANDADVILADLHMPGKDGYSFANEYRARLSPGASVPIIAVSAYAPELVDPRAAILFFDYLLKPVRYDVLKGAVHRAVTVRRRAA, encoded by the coding sequence ATGTCCGTCATAGCCGCCAAACCTGCCGCGCCCGGCATGCCCGGAAGGCCGTGGTTTCGCCGTTTCTGGTACGCGGCGCTGATCGTGCTCGCGGTGGCACCGCCTATCGGCGCGGTCGGCTACATGCTGTATTCGGGGCTGTTGGCGCGCGATTCGCATCGCTTCGCGCTGCCTTACGACGGTCTCTATTGGGACGCGGCGCAATTTCAGATCGACTACGAGCGTTTCGAGAGCCAGGTGCTGCTGTTCCGTGGCGGAATCGATGAAGACGCCGATGCCGTGCGCGCAAGCTACCGGCAGCTACGCGCGCGGCTGAAGCAGGTCGCGGAATCGAACGATCTGCTCGCCGGACACGACACGCTGCGCAATCGTCAGCAGGAAATTCTCCGGCAGATCGATACCGCGCTCGGCTCCGTCGAAACCGATGTCGAGGCATTGCGCGCCGACCATCAACGCACGCTGCGCACCATCGGCGTGTTGCGGCAGAACGCGCCCGCCGTCGCGGAACTCGCGAGCGGCCGGCGTCTGATGGAAATCGTCGGGCGCGATTCCGTGGTGCGCGACTTCGAAAAGAAGCGCACGTATCTGATCTACGGTGGCATTCTGCTTGGGCTTTTATCGGCGGCGGCCACGGCGCTATTGCTGTTCAACGGCTACCGGCGCACGCGTCTCATCGAGCAGCAACGCGCCGCGCTCAGCGCCGAGCATCAGGCGACCCGCGCCGCGCGCGAGGCGGGCGTCGCGAAAGACACGTTCCTCGGCATGATCAGCCACGAACTGCGCACGCCGCTGCACGCCATCGTCTCGTCGGTCGAGCTTCTCGGGCTGAATCTGCGCGCCGAGGCGGATCGCAAGATCATTCAGCGGCTCGAAGCAGGCGCGCGCCATCTCGAAGCGCAGATGCGCGATCTCACCGACTACGCGCGTCTCGGCGCGGGCAAGCTCGAACTGCGCATGGCCGTGTTCGATCCCGCGGAACTGCTCGATTCGATCGTCGATGCCAACACGCCCGCGGCCAACGCGAAAGGTCTTGCGTTACGCGGCGGATTCGAAGGCGCGCGCGGGCCGCTCGAATCGGACCCGCATCGCGTGCGGCAGATCGTGACCAACCTCGTGACCAACGCCGTCAAATACACGGAGGCAGGTTCCATCGACGTGCATTTCGTGCGCGCCGACAAGCGCCTCGACATCTCCGTGGTGGATACCGGACCCGGCATCTCGCGCGAACAATTGCCGCTCATCTTTCAGGAGTTCACGCAACTGGATTCGTCCAGCACGCGGCGCTTCGACGGCGCGGGCATGGGTCTCGCGGTCGTGCGCGGCCTGGTGAATTTGCTGGGCGGGACGATCGAGGTATCGAGCGAAGTCGGGCAGGGCGCGGCGTTTCGCGTGAGTCTGCCGGCGGTATCGGTGGACTACTTGCCGGAGCCGCGCGATGAAGCAATAGAAACGCCCGCCAGCGGCAGATCGCGCGTCCTCGTGATCGACGACCACGAAGCGATCCGCGATTCATTAACGGAAATGCTCACGCACCTGGGTTATTGGACAGTCGCAATGCCCGATGTGGACAGCGCGCTCGCATGGCTGCGCGCCAACGACGCCGATGTGATCCTCGCCGACCTGCACATGCCGGGCAAGGACGGCTACTCGTTCGCCAACGAATACCGTGCGCGCCTTTCGCCGGGCGCGAGCGTGCCGATCATCGCGGTGAGCGCCTACGCGCCGGAACTCGTCGACCCGCGCGCGGCGATTCTCTTCTTCGATTATTTGCTGAAGCCCGTGCGCTATGACGTGCTGAAAGGCGCCGTGCACCGCGCCGTGACGGTGCGGCGGCGCGCGGCGTGA
- a CDS encoding ATP-dependent helicase → MARIVPDDWKNLEATGAAARELETLALLEKLPEDYTVYHGVHWTRVNEGFSVFGEADFVVVAPSGRVLMIEQKAGFLRETSAGLVKVYLQKERNVAIQLARTLENLHRRFTAAFGAGTYRIEELLYCPDYTVKDAAIAGVPPGRIVDASRKAQLPKVVLEILPPDEPRFESAARIHHFLADELSLTPDTNALVGAANTLVTRLSGGLATWARRLEFSPFRLRVIATAGAGKTQLAVRVMRDSLAAGKSVLYVCFNRPLADHIRAIAPKEARIANYHQLSASVARDAGSPPDFSQPDVFATLEERFAAVPVPEHWKTDVLIVDEGQDFQPGWVEPLERLLNPDGAWWWLEDPMQNLYLREPVPLPGWTILRETTNYRSPRDLLGFIRKIVGPGARLDAGSPFDGSDVTIATYENGHSDEVIEATKRAITQALSLGFRKQDIAVLSFRGREGSALTPVDHLGPHRLRAFTGTYDLFGNPEYREGDVLLESIYRFKGQSAPCVILTEVDFDVLDEQAARKVFVGATRATMKLIVVASERAAAAIETLP, encoded by the coding sequence ATGGCTCGAATCGTTCCCGACGACTGGAAGAACCTGGAAGCAACCGGCGCAGCGGCCCGCGAGCTCGAAACGCTCGCGCTGCTGGAAAAGCTGCCCGAGGACTACACGGTGTATCACGGCGTGCACTGGACGCGCGTCAACGAAGGCTTCTCCGTCTTCGGCGAAGCGGATTTCGTGGTGGTCGCGCCATCGGGCCGCGTGCTGATGATCGAGCAGAAAGCCGGTTTCCTGCGCGAGACCAGCGCGGGGCTCGTGAAGGTCTACTTGCAGAAGGAACGCAACGTCGCCATTCAACTCGCGCGCACGCTGGAAAATCTGCACCGGCGCTTCACGGCGGCGTTCGGCGCGGGAACGTATCGCATCGAGGAACTGCTGTATTGCCCCGACTACACGGTGAAGGACGCGGCCATTGCCGGCGTGCCGCCCGGACGTATCGTCGATGCAAGCCGCAAGGCGCAACTGCCGAAAGTCGTGCTGGAGATTCTGCCGCCCGACGAGCCGCGCTTCGAGTCGGCCGCGCGCATCCATCACTTTCTCGCCGATGAACTCTCGCTCACGCCCGATACCAACGCGCTCGTCGGCGCAGCCAACACGCTCGTCACGCGCCTTTCAGGCGGTTTGGCGACATGGGCGCGCCGGCTGGAGTTTTCGCCGTTTCGCTTGCGCGTGATCGCAACCGCCGGCGCGGGCAAGACGCAACTCGCCGTGCGCGTCATGCGTGACTCGCTCGCGGCGGGCAAGAGCGTGCTGTACGTATGCTTCAACCGGCCGCTCGCGGATCATATCCGCGCGATTGCGCCGAAAGAGGCGAGGATCGCGAATTATCATCAGCTGAGCGCCTCGGTGGCGCGCGATGCCGGCAGTCCGCCCGACTTCTCCCAGCCCGATGTCTTCGCGACGCTCGAAGAACGCTTCGCCGCCGTGCCCGTGCCCGAGCACTGGAAGACGGATGTGTTGATCGTTGACGAAGGGCAGGATTTTCAGCCGGGATGGGTCGAACCGCTGGAACGGTTGCTGAATCCGGACGGCGCGTGGTGGTGGCTCGAAGATCCGATGCAGAACCTGTATCTGCGCGAGCCCGTGCCGCTGCCTGGCTGGACCATTCTGCGCGAGACGACCAATTACCGCAGTCCGCGCGATCTTCTGGGCTTCATCCGCAAGATCGTCGGTCCGGGCGCGCGGCTGGATGCGGGCAGTCCGTTCGATGGCTCGGACGTGACTATCGCCACCTACGAGAACGGCCATTCCGACGAAGTGATCGAGGCGACCAAGCGCGCCATCACGCAGGCGCTCTCGCTCGGCTTTCGCAAGCAGGACATCGCGGTGCTGTCGTTTCGCGGGCGCGAGGGTTCGGCGCTCACGCCCGTCGATCATCTCGGGCCGCATCGGTTGCGCGCGTTCACCGGCACGTACGATCTGTTCGGCAATCCAGAATATCGCGAGGGCGACGTGCTGCTCGAATCGATCTATCGCTTCAAGGGACAATCCGCGCCGTGCGTGATCCTCACCGAAGTCGACTTCGACGTGCTCGATGAACAAGCCGCGCGCAAAGTCTTCGTCGGCGCGACGCGCGCGACCATGAAGCTGATCGTGGTCGCGTCGGAGCGGGCGGCAGCCGCCATCGAAACGCTGCCATAA
- a CDS encoding MFS transporter, with translation MNDSVSAEGAVTSRVMRRLLPFLLLMYVLAFLDRANIGFAQKALQQDTGLTNAAFAFGAGVFFVGYAIFEVPSNLLLHRVGAKLWMCRIVVTWGLVSAAMSFAHNATTFYTLRFLLGVAEAGFFPGIVYYLTRWFPQSARARALGVFYFGAPLAFIFGAPLSGLLLDLHGALGFSGWQWLFLVEGLLASIVGVWAFWYLDDDPARARWLTQDQRALLVARLDDDARNASSHGPRGVLAALIDPRVLVLCCAYFLIQAAVYGVVFYLPQQVSALLGTKVGFRVGLVTALPWVAAVIVTWIMPRYADRTGKHRVCAIALLVMSGVAIVVSGIAGTPVVSLIALCCAASGFIAAQPLFWTFPTRYLTGAAAAAGIALINSLGGLGGFFAPMARTAAEAAFHSTSAGLMVLGAASVLAALVIVAFVRVPQRDASRDARAKPASAS, from the coding sequence ATGAATGACTCCGTTAGCGCGGAAGGCGCCGTCACGTCCCGCGTGATGCGCCGGCTGCTGCCGTTTCTGCTGCTCATGTATGTGCTCGCATTTCTGGACCGCGCGAACATCGGTTTCGCGCAGAAGGCGCTGCAGCAGGACACCGGCCTCACCAATGCCGCGTTCGCGTTCGGCGCGGGCGTGTTCTTCGTCGGCTACGCAATCTTCGAGGTGCCGAGCAATCTGCTCTTGCATCGCGTGGGCGCGAAGCTGTGGATGTGCCGCATCGTGGTGACGTGGGGTCTTGTTTCGGCGGCGATGTCCTTCGCGCACAACGCCACGACCTTCTACACGTTGCGCTTTCTGCTCGGCGTGGCGGAAGCCGGATTCTTTCCCGGCATCGTCTATTACCTGACGCGCTGGTTCCCGCAAAGCGCTCGGGCGCGTGCGCTCGGCGTGTTTTACTTCGGCGCGCCGCTCGCGTTCATCTTCGGTGCGCCTTTGTCCGGATTGCTGCTGGACTTGCACGGCGCGCTCGGCTTTTCGGGCTGGCAATGGCTCTTTCTGGTCGAAGGCTTGCTCGCGTCGATCGTCGGTGTCTGGGCGTTCTGGTATCTCGACGACGACCCCGCCCGCGCACGCTGGCTCACTCAGGATCAACGCGCGCTGCTCGTCGCGCGTCTCGATGACGACGCCCGCAACGCGTCATCGCACGGACCGCGTGGCGTGCTGGCGGCGCTCATCGATCCGCGCGTGCTGGTCTTGTGCTGCGCGTATTTCCTGATCCAGGCAGCCGTCTATGGCGTGGTGTTCTATCTGCCGCAACAAGTGTCCGCGCTGCTCGGAACCAAGGTCGGCTTTCGTGTCGGACTCGTGACCGCGTTGCCTTGGGTGGCGGCCGTCATCGTCACGTGGATCATGCCGCGTTATGCGGATCGCACCGGCAAGCATCGCGTGTGCGCTATCGCGTTGCTCGTGATGTCGGGCGTCGCGATCGTCGTGTCGGGCATCGCGGGAACGCCGGTGGTATCGCTTATCGCGCTGTGTTGCGCCGCGAGCGGATTCATCGCCGCCCAGCCGCTCTTCTGGACGTTCCCGACGCGTTATCTCACTGGCGCGGCCGCGGCGGCCGGCATCGCGCTCATCAACTCGTTGGGCGGGCTCGGCGGATTCTTTGCACCGATGGCCCGCACCGCCGCCGAAGCCGCATTTCATTCGACCAGCGCCGGACTCATGGTGCTCGGCGCGGCGAGCGTCCTGGCCGCGCTCGTGATCGTCGCCTTCGTGCGCGTGCCGCAGCGCGACGCCTCGCGCGATGCCCGCGCCAAACCCGCCAGCGCATCCTGA
- a CDS encoding response regulator — MNEVARLGHTRIVLVEDDPESRASLQILLEEEGADVIAVADAEDGAEAAIRNLPDAVICDLDLPGMDGFYLVQRLRDHEIRGNLPPSVAIALTGHDGDEYRLRSIGEGFQHFMTKPAHPDELVALIQDALSARVVT, encoded by the coding sequence ATGAACGAAGTAGCAAGACTGGGGCACACGCGGATCGTGCTGGTCGAAGACGATCCCGAAAGCAGGGCATCACTGCAAATTTTGCTGGAAGAAGAAGGCGCCGATGTGATCGCCGTAGCCGACGCCGAAGACGGCGCGGAAGCCGCGATCCGGAATCTTCCCGATGCGGTGATATGCGATCTCGACCTTCCCGGAATGGACGGTTTCTACCTCGTGCAACGTTTGCGCGACCACGAAATACGGGGCAATCTCCCGCCTTCCGTGGCCATCGCGCTGACAGGACACGACGGCGACGAATACCGATTACGAAGTATCGGCGAAGGATTCCAGCATTTCATGACGAAGCCCGCGCATCCCGATGAACTGGTGGCGCTGATTCAAGACGCGCTGTCGGCACGTGTGGTGACTTGA
- a CDS encoding FAD/NAD(P)-binding oxidoreductase: MTPEMFDIAIVGAGPAGLAAAQEAARAGARVALIDDNPRPGGQIWRQGPQAALADPLRHWLADIATRPNLTRLSSTKVAAVSGDKRLLLEQQTASLEIAWSKLILATGARERLLPFEGWTLPGVTGAGGLQALIKSGMPVRGQRVVVAGSGPLLLAAADTARRHGAEVLAVIEQARFGRIARFVASLAVTPAKLAQAMALGTAGYRTGGVVVKAHGRERVEAVTIRTGSRERIIEADRIACGYGLVPNTTLAQALGCAFADTAALCIDDTQRTSLDAVFAAGECTGIGGMELARVEGLIAARAALGLAIDMRLVRECRRWRAFAGRVERAFELGVAARTPPSADTLICRCEDVRFGDVAAHANWRDAKLQTRCGMGACQGRICGEAASVYFGWERPMTRPPFAPVRIGTLMAELDEGAVD; encoded by the coding sequence ATGACGCCCGAAATGTTCGATATCGCGATCGTCGGCGCGGGGCCGGCGGGGCTCGCGGCGGCGCAGGAGGCCGCGCGCGCGGGCGCGCGGGTCGCGCTCATCGACGATAACCCGCGTCCCGGCGGTCAGATCTGGCGGCAGGGTCCGCAGGCAGCGCTCGCCGATCCACTTCGTCACTGGCTCGCCGATATCGCCACGCGTCCGAATCTCACACGCTTGAGCTCGACCAAAGTGGCCGCCGTCTCCGGCGACAAGCGGCTCCTGCTGGAGCAGCAGACGGCATCGCTCGAAATCGCCTGGTCGAAGCTGATTCTCGCGACCGGCGCGCGCGAGCGTCTGTTGCCGTTCGAGGGCTGGACGTTGCCCGGCGTCACGGGCGCGGGCGGCTTGCAGGCACTCATCAAGAGCGGGATGCCGGTGCGCGGGCAGCGCGTCGTGGTGGCGGGAAGCGGTCCGCTACTGCTCGCCGCCGCCGATACCGCGCGCCGTCACGGCGCCGAAGTTCTCGCGGTCATCGAGCAGGCGCGTTTTGGGCGCATTGCGCGTTTTGTCGCGTCACTTGCGGTGACGCCCGCGAAGCTCGCGCAGGCCATGGCGCTTGGGACGGCTGGCTATCGGACGGGCGGTGTCGTCGTGAAGGCGCACGGGCGTGAGCGCGTTGAAGCGGTCACGATCCGCACTGGCAGTCGGGAGCGAATCATCGAAGCCGATCGCATCGCGTGCGGTTACGGGCTCGTGCCGAATACGACGCTCGCGCAGGCGCTAGGCTGCGCATTCGCCGATACCGCCGCCCTTTGCATCGACGACACTCAGCGCACTTCGCTCGATGCGGTGTTCGCCGCCGGAGAATGCACGGGCATCGGCGGCATGGAACTGGCGCGCGTCGAAGGATTGATTGCGGCGCGCGCGGCGCTGGGGCTCGCCATCGACATGCGTCTCGTGCGCGAGTGCAGGCGCTGGCGTGCGTTTGCCGGGCGCGTCGAGCGCGCTTTCGAGCTGGGTGTTGCCGCACGCACGCCGCCATCCGCCGATACGCTCATATGCCGCTGCGAGGACGTGCGCTTTGGCGACGTCGCGGCGCATGCCAATTGGCGCGATGCGAAACTGCAGACGCGCTGCGGCATGGGCGCGTGCCAGGGACGTATTTGCGGCGAGGCGGCGTCGGTGTATTTCGGCTGGGAACGCCCGATGACGCGTCCACCGTTCGCGCCGGTTCGCATCGGTACATTGATGGCGGAACTCGACGAAGGCGCGGTGGATTGA
- a CDS encoding AraC family transcriptional regulator, producing MPTSPGLPDEESAADASPASTLGAMLAHFALLAPVFDAMPDIVFFVKDRHARYAMVNRTLARRCGHKDDKSALLGRTAEDVFPSRFGRIYTAQDQAIIAQGTQLIDQLELHLYPGREPGWCMTCKQPLHDATGKIVGLAGISRDLQAAEGTHPAYSRLAAVVQHIQENFVQPLNMRQLAQMANMSIAQLERYFHKVFHLTPRQVLLKTRLDAATALLVSNDNKVTDVAALCGYTDHSAFTRQFKATVGITPTEYRALLQTSQAPQPSSTRPDSAANLNV from the coding sequence ATGCCAACCTCGCCCGGCCTTCCCGACGAAGAATCCGCAGCCGATGCCTCGCCTGCATCGACGCTCGGCGCCATGCTCGCGCACTTCGCGCTGCTCGCGCCGGTGTTCGACGCGATGCCCGACATCGTGTTCTTCGTGAAAGATCGCCACGCGCGCTACGCGATGGTCAACCGCACGCTCGCGCGCCGCTGCGGCCACAAGGACGACAAGTCCGCGCTGCTTGGCCGAACCGCCGAGGACGTTTTTCCGAGCCGCTTCGGGCGCATCTATACGGCGCAGGATCAGGCGATCATCGCGCAGGGCACTCAGCTCATCGATCAACTCGAATTGCATCTGTATCCCGGCCGCGAGCCCGGCTGGTGCATGACCTGCAAACAGCCGCTGCACGATGCGACGGGCAAAATCGTGGGTCTCGCGGGTATTTCGCGCGATCTGCAAGCGGCCGAAGGCACGCATCCGGCCTATAGCCGGCTCGCGGCGGTCGTGCAGCACATCCAGGAAAATTTCGTGCAGCCGCTCAACATGCGGCAACTCGCGCAGATGGCGAACATGTCGATCGCGCAGCTCGAACGATATTTCCACAAGGTCTTTCACCTGACACCGCGCCAGGTATTGCTGAAGACGCGGCTCGATGCCGCCACCGCACTGCTCGTCTCGAACGACAACAAGGTGACGGACGTGGCAGCGTTATGCGGCTACACCGATCACAGCGCCTTTACGCGGCAGTTCAAGGCGACGGTCGGAATTACGCCGACGGAATATCGCGCGCTGTTGCAGACGTCGCAGGCGCCGCAGCCGTCTTCCACGCGCCCCGATTCCGCCGCGAACCTAAATGTCTGA
- a CDS encoding helix-turn-helix domain-containing protein — protein sequence MVTETSSSESLAVAERVRELMARHGIGKRQQTAELCRILDLSFSQGHRKLRGNSPWTLAQIRKVADAFDEAALKLFEPIDTRADESEGTAHDAVLKIGSLEIPCMTWVGNALDAGSRPDFIAQKLNNRWIVSRHEGVLLHEAFDVHKIEILPRRADIEKPIIAVVDDDHASADNLHDYLEFSGFTAMAYYGLDAFHEALQVQVFDAVVIDWLFGVHTSAGAIRDVRESDNPDAPIFVLTGELTTGKASESEISQVIRDYNVTCFEKPARLGILVADLSKRLLRS from the coding sequence ATGGTCACTGAAACGTCTTCATCGGAATCGCTCGCCGTCGCTGAGCGCGTGCGTGAGCTCATGGCCCGCCACGGTATTGGCAAGCGGCAGCAAACCGCGGAACTGTGCCGCATCCTCGACCTGAGTTTTTCGCAAGGGCACCGCAAACTGCGCGGTAATAGCCCGTGGACGCTCGCGCAAATTCGCAAGGTCGCGGACGCGTTCGACGAAGCCGCGCTCAAGCTCTTCGAACCCATCGACACGCGCGCCGACGAGAGTGAAGGCACGGCGCACGACGCGGTGCTCAAGATCGGCTCGCTGGAAATTCCCTGCATGACGTGGGTCGGAAATGCGCTGGACGCGGGCAGCCGGCCCGACTTCATCGCGCAGAAGCTGAATAACCGCTGGATCGTCTCGCGTCACGAAGGCGTGCTGCTTCACGAAGCGTTCGACGTCCACAAGATCGAGATCCTGCCGCGCCGCGCGGATATCGAGAAGCCGATCATCGCCGTGGTCGACGACGATCACGCTTCCGCCGACAATCTGCACGACTATCTGGAATTCAGCGGCTTCACGGCGATGGCTTACTACGGGCTCGACGCGTTCCACGAAGCGCTGCAAGTGCAGGTGTTCGATGCCGTGGTGATCGACTGGCTGTTCGGCGTACACACGTCAGCCGGCGCCATCCGCGACGTGCGCGAGTCGGACAATCCGGATGCGCCCATCTTCGTGCTGACAGGCGAATTAACCACCGGCAAGGCGAGCGAGTCCGAAATCAGCCAGGTGATTCGCGACTACAACGTGACGTGTTTCGAAAAACCGGCGCGGCTCGGCATTCTCGTCGCGGATCTTTCCAAGCGGCTTTTGCGTAGTTGA